A genomic stretch from Eubacterium sulci ATCC 35585 includes:
- a CDS encoding chromosomal replication initiation protein, giving the protein MNKEEILKKVLLDIKSNVTQATYDSFISKVKIHNILENPNLVELSTDKEFTSNILNRRYNHVFEDSLKSVLGKSYRVVIKPEFEYKENNKVIDDTKKSTAYNLNFYSSKEKIFNPKFTFDNFVVGNSNTYAYSACMAVAKNPSSAYNPLFIYGKSGLGKTHLLNAIGIYLLENNENMRILYVSSETFTNDFIKALQEGKAFEFKSKYRKADVLLVDDIQFLEGKEGIQEEFFHTFNSLHEDNKQIILSGDKPPNKLVKLDERLRSRFGWNMIAEIAPPDYETRVAILRKKAELFNVELDDDVEQVIAMISEKIKDNIRELEGAFTRIHAFAQMGNLKIDMNLAKSCLTDVVSIGGNISPAKIKSTVSKYYNIKVSDLESDSRKSEFAYPRQIAMYLCRIHTDLSLPKIGKLFGDKHYSTVKHGCDKIEDDLKDNKELREVIDQLNDELKVI; this is encoded by the coding sequence TTGAATAAAGAAGAAATCCTAAAAAAAGTCCTTCTTGATATAAAAAGCAATGTTACTCAAGCTACATATGATTCATTTATATCAAAAGTAAAGATACATAATATTTTAGAAAACCCTAATCTTGTTGAATTATCAACAGATAAAGAGTTTACTTCTAATATCTTAAACCGAAGATATAATCATGTTTTTGAGGATTCCCTAAAGTCAGTTTTAGGTAAAAGTTACCGTGTTGTTATAAAACCTGAATTTGAGTATAAAGAAAACAACAAGGTAATAGATGATACTAAGAAATCTACGGCATATAATCTCAATTTCTATTCAAGTAAAGAGAAAATTTTTAACCCTAAATTTACCTTTGATAACTTTGTTGTAGGAAATAGTAATACATATGCTTATTCAGCATGTATGGCAGTTGCAAAAAATCCATCTTCTGCCTATAATCCTCTATTTATCTATGGTAAATCTGGATTAGGTAAAACACATTTACTTAATGCTATAGGAATATACCTATTAGAAAATAATGAGAATATGAGAATTCTCTATGTTTCTTCTGAGACCTTTACAAATGATTTTATTAAAGCTCTCCAGGAGGGTAAGGCTTTTGAATTTAAATCTAAATATAGAAAAGCTGATGTTCTACTAGTCGATGATATTCAGTTTTTAGAAGGTAAAGAAGGTATTCAAGAGGAATTCTTTCATACATTTAACTCATTACATGAGGATAATAAACAGATTATATTATCTGGAGATAAACCACCTAATAAGCTAGTTAAACTTGATGAAAGATTAAGATCACGCTTTGGTTGGAATATGATTGCAGAAATAGCACCTCCAGATTATGAGACTAGAGTAGCAATACTTAGGAAAAAAGCTGAACTTTTCAACGTTGAGTTAGATGATGATGTTGAACAAGTAATAGCTATGATTTCCGAAAAAATCAAAGATAACATCAGAGAATTAGAAGGTGCATTTACAAGAATTCACGCTTTTGCTCAGATGGGTAATTTGAAGATTGATATGAATCTTGCTAAATCTTGTCTTACAGATGTTGTATCAATAGGTGGAAATATAAGTCCTGCTAAGATTAAGTCAACTGTTTCAAAGTATTATAATATCAAGGTTTCTGACTTAGAATCTGATAGTAGAAAGAGTGAATTTGCTTATCCTAGACAAATTGCTATGTATTTATGTCGTATCCACACCGATTTATCTCTTCCTAAAATAGGAAAGTTATTTGGTGACAAACATTACTCTACTGTTAAGCACGGCTGCGACAAAATAGAAGATGATTTAAAAGATAATAAAGAACTAAGAGAGGTTATTGATCAGCTAAATGATGAATTGAAAGTTATATAA
- a CDS encoding 50S ribosomal protein L34, translating into MKQTFQPKNRQRMKEHGFRKRMATKNGRNVLKRRRTKGRKRLSA; encoded by the coding sequence ATGAAACAGACATTTCAGCCTAAGAACAGGCAGAGAATGAAGGAACACGGCTTTAGAAAGAGAATGGCTACTAAGAATGGTAGAAACGTTCTAAAGAGAAGAAGAACTAAGGGAAGAAAAAGACTTTCAGCTTAG
- a CDS encoding ribonuclease P, whose protein sequence is MLRPNVIRKKSDFDNIYKKGNSVGDRYIVLFWRKNHLAYNRTAFLASKKVGNSVKRNRARRLMKEGYRYLCDGLDSGYDFIFIARNTINDKKEDDVKRSISSALRKAKIKKNV, encoded by the coding sequence ATGTTGAGACCTAATGTAATAAGAAAAAAGTCCGATTTTGATAATATCTACAAAAAAGGAAATTCTGTAGGAGATAGGTACATAGTACTGTTCTGGAGAAAGAACCACTTAGCCTATAATAGAACTGCTTTTTTAGCAAGCAAAAAAGTAGGTAATAGTGTGAAAAGAAATCGTGCAAGAAGACTGATGAAGGAAGGATATAGATATCTTTGTGATGGATTAGATTCTGGCTACGATTTTATATTCATAGCCAGAAATACTATTAACGATAAGAAAGAGGATGATGTAAAAAGATCAATTTCCTCAGCTTTGAGAAAGGCTAAAATAAAGAAAAATGTTTAG
- a CDS encoding membrane protein insertase YidC yields the protein MALFNFLAKPFSILLAFFYNITGHYWLAIVLLSVLIRVAMYPLYKKQILSTSGMADMQPKMNEIKKKYANDKDMMNQKIAELYKESGFNPSAGCMPMLVQFIVISGLFILLRNPLNYVNDENMVFAVHESFLWIKDLCQPDPWILPILSGIATFFSFSMSQQNQLGQQGSNMGMGMMKYIFPIMIVWLGRSYPAGLAIYWFISNFTQIFFNIRFNKLRKELKAKDKKGKKKKK from the coding sequence ATGGCTTTATTTAATTTCTTAGCCAAACCGTTTAGTATACTGCTCGCTTTCTTTTATAACATAACGGGACATTATTGGTTAGCAATTGTCCTCTTGTCAGTTCTGATAAGAGTAGCGATGTACCCACTATATAAGAAGCAGATTCTTTCAACTTCTGGCATGGCAGATATGCAGCCAAAGATGAACGAAATCAAGAAAAAGTATGCTAATGACAAAGACATGATGAACCAGAAAATAGCTGAGCTATACAAGGAGTCAGGTTTTAACCCAAGTGCGGGTTGTATGCCTATGCTTGTTCAGTTCATAGTTATTTCGGGTCTTTTTATTCTGCTTAGAAATCCTCTGAACTATGTCAATGATGAGAACATGGTATTCGCTGTACACGAATCTTTCCTTTGGATTAAGGATTTATGTCAGCCAGACCCATGGATTTTGCCAATACTTTCGGGTATAGCAACATTTTTCTCTTTCTCAATGTCACAGCAGAACCAGCTAGGACAGCAGGGTTCTAATATGGGCATGGGAATGATGAAATATATATTCCCTATCATGATAGTTTGGTTAGGAAGATCATATCCAGCAGGCCTTGCAATTTACTGGTTTATCAGTAACTTTACTCAGATATTCTTCAACATCAGATTCAATAAGTTGAGAAAAGAATTGAAGGCAAAGGATAAAAAGGGTAAAAAGAAGAAAAAATAA
- a CDS encoding tRNA modification GTPase MnmE codes for MESTIAAIATSPGESGIGIIRISGEESLNILNKIFYPASKNLAPKDNHRQLIYGHIKDEQGHIIDEVLAVYFPAPKTYTAEDVVEIDCHGGIVPLSNTLSLVLRCGADLAEPGEFTKRAFLNGRLDLTQAEAVIDVINSKTNSSFDVAMEQLRGRFSKEINEIRKEITDVLVDIAVNIDYPDEDIEFILYDKLEKELKQIKEKIDYLIGSSDTGRILREGINVAIVGRPNVGKSSLMNAILRESRAIVTEIPGTTRDTIEELINVKGIPVNLIDTAGIRTTDDVIEQIGIDKSKKSLESADLVIFMIDLTSEISDEDYDILSQVDRSKLLILFNKADKIARIKEEDMISFADGMRYMLTSVNDSKSVDEVENAIFEKAGGNLLLGKESETDRLAGSPKSNIVTNARHKNMLERASVSLGEAINAVSGNIPLEFLEIDIRNAYEELGFITGDSVQDDVIDEVFSRFCLGK; via the coding sequence ATGGAAAGTACAATAGCTGCTATAGCAACTTCTCCGGGAGAAAGCGGAATTGGAATTATAAGGATAAGTGGAGAAGAATCCCTAAATATCCTAAACAAAATATTTTATCCAGCGAGTAAGAACTTAGCGCCAAAGGATAATCATAGACAACTCATATACGGCCACATAAAAGATGAGCAAGGACACATTATAGATGAAGTTCTAGCTGTCTATTTTCCTGCGCCAAAGACCTACACAGCTGAGGATGTAGTAGAGATAGATTGTCACGGTGGAATTGTACCATTATCGAATACGCTTTCACTTGTTTTACGTTGTGGTGCTGATTTAGCAGAGCCTGGTGAGTTTACAAAGAGAGCCTTTTTAAACGGAAGGCTTGATTTAACACAGGCTGAAGCCGTAATTGATGTCATAAATTCAAAGACAAATTCCTCTTTTGATGTAGCCATGGAACAATTAAGGGGAAGATTCTCTAAAGAGATAAATGAAATACGTAAGGAAATAACGGATGTTTTAGTTGATATTGCGGTTAATATTGACTATCCAGACGAGGATATAGAGTTTATACTTTATGATAAGCTAGAAAAAGAACTCAAGCAGATAAAAGAAAAAATCGATTATCTCATAGGAAGCTCTGATACAGGTAGGATTTTGAGAGAAGGCATTAATGTTGCGATTGTAGGTCGTCCAAATGTTGGAAAATCATCCTTGATGAATGCTATACTCAGAGAGTCAAGGGCTATAGTAACTGAAATTCCTGGAACGACAAGAGATACGATAGAAGAGCTCATAAATGTAAAGGGAATTCCTGTAAATCTAATAGATACAGCGGGAATTAGAACTACCGATGATGTGATTGAACAAATTGGTATAGATAAATCAAAGAAGTCTTTGGAATCAGCGGATTTAGTTATATTTATGATAGATTTGACATCTGAGATTTCTGATGAAGATTATGATATTCTTAGTCAGGTAGATAGGTCAAAACTTCTAATTTTGTTCAATAAGGCTGATAAGATTGCGAGAATAAAAGAAGAAGATATGATTTCTTTTGCTGATGGCATGCGCTATATGTTAACTTCTGTAAACGATAGTAAATCGGTTGATGAGGTTGAAAATGCAATCTTTGAGAAGGCAGGTGGAAATCTCTTATTAGGAAAAGAAAGTGAAACAGATAGGCTTGCAGGATCACCAAAGAGCAATATAGTTACAAACGCAAGACATAAGAATATGTTAGAAAGAGCAAGTGTTTCACTTGGAGAAGCTATTAATGCAGTCAGCGGAAATATTCCTTTGGAATTCCTAGAAATAGATATTAGAAATGCATACGAAGAGCTCGGATTTATAACAGGTGATTCGGTGCAGGATGATGTCATAGATGAGGTATTTAGTAGATTTTGTTTAGGTAAATAA
- a CDS encoding tRNA uridine 5-carboxymethylaminomethyl modification protein, with translation MDQYLMGKYDVIVIGAGHAGCEAALAAARMGSKTIMFSINLEAIAMMPCNPSIGGTGKGHLVREIDALGGEMGVNIDKTFIQSRMLNTAKGPAVHSLRAQADKYQYHLEMKKTIEKQENLFMKQDEIIDIIIEDGKACGVITRNHAVYRAKAVIIATGTFLRGKIFIGDSAYSSGPNGLAPANELSNKLAEYGIKLRRFKTGTPARALASTFDYSKMLEQNGDEKIVPFSFLNDKIDKEQVSCWLTYTNSRTHEIIRDNFNRSALFGGQIEGIGPRYCPSIEDKVNRFAEKERHQLFIEPEGLDTEEMYIQGMSSSLPEDVQRDFYQSIEGLENIVITRPAYAIEYDCIDPLELKLNLESRIIEKLFCAGQFNGSSGYEEAAAQGLMAGVNAHLAINGKNPFILARNEAYIGVLIDDLITKGTNEPYRIMTSRAEYRLLLRQDNADDRLTEKSYEIGLASEERFNRLKSKQEEVAREIERLSSVTPAVAETNAYLEKINSSPVEGKISLADLLKRPEVTYENLLEIDKERPEMSEHARAQVSVEIKYQGYIKKQIQQVEKFKKLERKPLSSDIDYEQIDGLRIEAAQKLNKIKPVSLGQASRISGVSPADINVLQVHLEKEKRIEKAKS, from the coding sequence ATGGACCAGTATTTAATGGGAAAATACGATGTAATCGTCATAGGAGCAGGTCATGCAGGCTGCGAAGCAGCACTAGCAGCAGCTAGAATGGGAAGCAAGACAATTATGTTCTCTATCAATTTAGAGGCTATAGCTATGATGCCTTGCAATCCTTCTATTGGTGGAACTGGCAAGGGCCATCTAGTGAGGGAAATTGATGCTCTTGGCGGTGAGATGGGCGTAAATATAGATAAGACTTTTATACAAAGTCGAATGCTAAATACAGCAAAAGGACCTGCAGTTCATTCTCTTAGAGCACAGGCTGATAAATATCAATATCATCTTGAGATGAAGAAGACCATAGAAAAGCAGGAAAATCTCTTTATGAAGCAGGATGAAATCATCGATATAATAATTGAAGATGGAAAAGCCTGCGGAGTTATTACAAGAAATCACGCTGTTTACAGGGCAAAGGCTGTTATCATTGCAACTGGAACCTTCCTTCGTGGAAAGATATTTATAGGAGACAGCGCTTATTCAAGTGGACCAAACGGACTTGCACCTGCAAATGAGCTTTCGAATAAACTTGCTGAATATGGAATAAAGCTAAGACGATTTAAAACTGGAACTCCAGCGAGGGCACTGGCATCAACCTTTGATTATTCAAAGATGCTAGAGCAGAATGGCGATGAAAAAATCGTGCCGTTTTCTTTCCTTAACGATAAAATTGATAAGGAACAGGTTTCATGCTGGCTCACATATACAAACAGTAGAACTCATGAGATAATCAGAGACAATTTTAACCGTTCCGCTTTGTTTGGTGGACAAATTGAGGGAATAGGACCAAGATACTGCCCTTCAATAGAAGATAAGGTTAATCGTTTTGCCGAAAAGGAAAGACACCAGCTCTTCATTGAGCCAGAAGGACTTGATACAGAGGAAATGTATATCCAGGGAATGAGCTCAAGTCTTCCAGAGGACGTTCAGAGAGATTTCTATCAAAGTATAGAGGGGCTTGAGAATATAGTTATTACTAGACCTGCATACGCAATAGAATATGATTGCATAGATCCGCTAGAATTAAAATTAAATTTGGAGAGCAGGATAATAGAGAAGTTATTTTGTGCTGGACAGTTTAATGGAAGCTCGGGATACGAGGAGGCAGCTGCTCAGGGACTAATGGCAGGCGTGAATGCACATTTGGCAATAAATGGTAAAAATCCTTTTATTCTTGCGAGAAACGAGGCTTATATTGGCGTTCTAATCGACGATTTAATAACTAAAGGTACTAACGAGCCTTACAGAATTATGACGAGCAGAGCGGAATATAGGCTGCTTCTGAGACAAGACAATGCAGATGATAGGTTGACAGAGAAGAGTTATGAGATAGGACTAGCCTCTGAGGAGAGATTTAACAGACTTAAATCAAAGCAAGAGGAAGTTGCGAGAGAAATCGAAAGACTAAGCTCGGTAACACCAGCTGTGGCGGAAACAAATGCATATTTGGAAAAAATTAACAGTTCTCCGGTTGAGGGTAAAATTAGCCTTGCAGATCTTCTAAAGCGACCAGAGGTAACATATGAAAACCTCCTAGAAATAGACAAGGAAAGACCTGAAATGTCTGAGCATGCAAGAGCTCAGGTTTCAGTAGAAATAAAATATCAAGGCTATATAAAAAAACAAATTCAACAGGTTGAGAAATTTAAAAAACTTGAGAGAAAACCTCTATCTAGCGATATAGATTACGAACAAATAGACGGTCTCAGAATTGAAGCAGCACAGAAACTTAATAAGATTAAGCCAGTATCTTTAGGACAGGCCTCAAGAATTTCAGGCGTGTCACCAGCAGATATAAATGTGCTTCAGGTTCATTTAGAAAAGGAGAAGAGAATTGAAAAAGCAAAATCTTAA
- a CDS encoding 16S rRNA methyltransferase produces the protein MKKQNLKEELKALALPSDDDTLRQFELYMNGVLEWNEKINLTAITEEDDFVEKHYIDSLKLAKLGLLKPGNRIMDLGTGGGFPGVPLAIVYPQTDFILADSLNKRLKVIDELCGEIGISNVSTVHGRAEDLGHNQEYRETFDCCVSRAVANLSTLCEYCLPMVKPGGYFIAYKTGTAEEEIKNAEKAIKILGGGKVEIISSDHENIDHCFVKIKKLQNTARQYPRKAGTPSKQPL, from the coding sequence TTGAAAAAGCAAAATCTTAAAGAAGAACTTAAAGCTCTTGCACTCCCTAGTGACGATGACACCTTGAGACAGTTTGAACTCTATATGAATGGCGTTCTTGAATGGAATGAAAAAATCAATCTGACTGCAATTACTGAGGAAGATGATTTTGTAGAAAAGCATTATATTGATTCACTAAAGCTAGCCAAATTAGGCTTATTAAAACCTGGTAACAGGATTATGGACCTTGGAACAGGTGGTGGATTTCCTGGAGTTCCACTTGCTATAGTATATCCACAGACTGATTTTATCCTAGCAGACTCGCTGAACAAGAGATTAAAAGTAATAGATGAACTTTGTGGGGAAATCGGCATAAGCAATGTTAGCACAGTTCATGGGAGAGCTGAAGATTTAGGGCATAACCAAGAGTATAGGGAAACCTTTGATTGTTGTGTTTCGAGAGCGGTTGCAAACCTATCAACTCTATGTGAATATTGCCTACCTATGGTCAAACCAGGAGGATATTTTATCGCGTATAAGACGGGAACGGCAGAAGAGGAAATCAAAAATGCTGAAAAAGCAATAAAAATTCTCGGTGGAGGAAAAGTAGAAATCATATCTTCTGACCATGAAAATATTGATCACTGCTTTGTAAAAATAAAAAAACTGCAAAACACTGCAAGGCAATATCCAAGAAAAGCGGGAACGCCGTCAAAACAGCCATTGTAA
- a CDS encoding chromosome partitioning protein, with translation MGKAIAIFNQKGGVGKTTTNINLGACLALLGKKVLILDIDPQGNTTSGIGIKKKSLDYTVYDLLIEDDFDTKKAILHTNIKGLDIIPASVDLAGAEIELVQIEGREQRLRKAIDKVRQKYDYIFIDCPPSLGLLTINSLTAVQSVLIPIQCEFYALEGVSQLVSTIEIVRKNLNKELEIEGVILSMFDGRTNLSVQVVQEVKKYFGAKVYSTVIPRNIRLAEAPSYGMAITEYDPKSRGAEAYREFAEEFLEREEE, from the coding sequence TTGGGAAAAGCAATAGCAATATTTAACCAAAAGGGTGGAGTTGGCAAGACAACTACAAACATCAATTTAGGTGCATGCCTAGCACTTTTGGGAAAGAAAGTTTTAATCTTAGATATTGACCCTCAGGGGAATACGACAAGTGGAATTGGAATCAAGAAAAAGAGTCTAGATTACACAGTCTATGATCTTTTGATTGAGGATGATTTTGATACCAAAAAGGCAATTCTACATACGAATATAAAGGGGCTGGATATAATTCCAGCAAGTGTAGATTTAGCAGGTGCCGAAATTGAACTTGTTCAAATTGAGGGAAGAGAACAAAGGCTTAGAAAGGCTATAGATAAGGTAAGACAAAAGTATGATTACATATTCATCGATTGTCCTCCTTCGCTAGGTCTTCTAACTATAAATTCTTTGACAGCTGTTCAGAGCGTACTTATTCCTATTCAGTGTGAGTTCTACGCTCTTGAAGGTGTTAGCCAGCTTGTTAGCACAATCGAAATTGTAAGAAAGAACCTCAATAAGGAGCTTGAGATTGAAGGCGTAATTCTGAGCATGTTCGATGGACGTACTAATTTATCTGTTCAGGTTGTTCAAGAAGTCAAGAAGTACTTTGGTGCAAAGGTGTATTCTACGGTTATTCCAAGAAATATTAGACTTGCCGAGGCGCCAAGCTATGGTATGGCTATAACAGAGTATGATCCTAAATCAAGGGGTGCAGAAGCGTATAGAGAATTTGCTGAGGAGTTCCTCGAAAGGGAGGAAGAGTAA
- a CDS encoding plasmid stablization protein ParB yields the protein MKLPAQEESGDSVKYININDIKPNHGQPRKTFDPEKISELARSIEEHGIIQPLVVTKAEVGYEIVAGERRWRAAREADLKKVPCLVRTLTDEENMLLAIIENMQREDLNPIEEAEGLEKMIKVYGFTQDKVSKSVSKSRPYITNALRLLNLPESVRKEVAEGRLSAGHARAILSADNFQKQEELCKRVIAEGLSVRETEKLASTEKQKRNKALKRVKPKEILSVENELKDIYGTKVNIEAKGKGGSIQLHYYSMDELNRLIDILRVANINS from the coding sequence ATTAAGCTTCCAGCTCAGGAGGAATCAGGTGATAGTGTCAAATATATAAATATAAATGACATCAAACCTAATCACGGGCAACCCCGTAAGACTTTTGATCCAGAGAAGATAAGTGAACTTGCTAGGTCAATAGAGGAACACGGAATAATTCAGCCACTGGTTGTGACTAAGGCCGAAGTAGGATATGAGATTGTTGCAGGAGAGAGGCGCTGGAGAGCTGCAAGAGAAGCAGACCTAAAGAAGGTCCCTTGCCTTGTGAGAACTCTTACAGATGAAGAAAATATGCTTCTTGCAATAATCGAGAATATGCAAAGAGAGGATCTAAACCCTATAGAAGAAGCTGAGGGTCTAGAGAAAATGATCAAGGTATATGGCTTTACACAGGATAAAGTTTCAAAGAGTGTAAGTAAGTCAAGACCTTATATTACCAATGCTTTGAGGCTTTTAAATCTCCCAGAAAGCGTGAGAAAAGAGGTTGCTGAAGGTAGACTTTCAGCAGGTCATGCAAGAGCTATTCTTTCAGCAGATAATTTCCAGAAACAGGAAGAACTTTGCAAGAGAGTTATCGCAGAAGGACTATCGGTGAGAGAAACAGAAAAGCTCGCAAGCACCGAAAAACAGAAGAGAAACAAGGCTTTAAAGCGTGTTAAACCTAAGGAAATTCTCAGTGTGGAGAATGAACTTAAAGATATTTATGGTACGAAGGTAAATATTGAAGCAAAGGGAAAAGGCGGATCTATTCAACTCCACTATTACAGCATGGATGAACTGAACAGATTGATAGACATTCTCAGAGTTGCAAATATAAATTCGTAA
- a CDS encoding 50S ribosomal protein L9, with protein MKVILKQDVKGTGKAGEVLEVSDGFARNMLLKKGLAVEATKANLRSLEKQKALEIQQEKENREQAQSMAEALKDKKIVIKTKSGEGGKLFGSITSKDIADAIKEQLGMDIEKKKIELANPLKQLGSFDVVVKLYHEIKGEIKVELVD; from the coding sequence ATGAAAGTAATACTTAAACAGGATGTAAAAGGTACAGGTAAGGCTGGTGAAGTTCTTGAGGTAAGCGATGGTTTTGCAAGAAATATGCTTCTCAAGAAGGGGCTAGCGGTTGAGGCAACAAAGGCAAATCTAAGAAGTCTAGAGAAGCAAAAAGCACTCGAAATCCAGCAGGAAAAGGAAAACAGAGAGCAAGCTCAGAGCATGGCTGAGGCGCTTAAGGATAAGAAGATTGTTATCAAGACAAAGTCAGGTGAAGGCGGCAAGCTTTTCGGTTCAATCACATCAAAGGATATAGCTGATGCTATCAAAGAACAGCTTGGAATGGATATCGAAAAGAAGAAAATTGAGCTTGCAAACCCACTAAAGCAGCTTGGTAGCTTTGATGTAGTGGTTAAGCTATATCACGAGATCAAAGGTGAGATAAAGGTTGAGCTTGTAGATTAG
- a CDS encoding DNA helicase (unwinds double stranded DNA), with the protein MTEKIPPHNKEAEQSVLGAAMLDKDALFDVLETVKADDFYDAAHKEVYDVILELGRRNESVDIVTVCDELKKRGSLEIAGGRAYIASLTANVPSAKNAVGYAKIVAEKAQLRRLIKAADEIREKSFEESEDAGYILDFAEQNIFEIAQKRQKNDYSHIKDVIMENVEMIDKAAGSDGDVTGIPSGFTEIDKITGGFQRSDLIILAARPAMGKSSFALNIALNAAKRGSKGIIIFNLEMPKDQLGQRLLSMESNIELSNIRKGKIEINDWQKINIAADILSKTSITIDDTPGITVMEMKNKCRRMKAEYGLDLVIVDYLQLMTSEGRSESRQQEISKLSRYLKLLAREMDCPVLVLSQLSRAPELRNDHRPMLSDLRESGSIEQDADMVIFLYRDDYYNEESEKPNVCEVIIAKHRNGETARRDLTWVERYTKFSDMV; encoded by the coding sequence ATGACAGAGAAGATACCTCCGCATAATAAAGAAGCAGAGCAGTCCGTACTAGGCGCCGCAATGCTTGATAAGGATGCACTTTTTGATGTACTCGAGACGGTAAAGGCTGATGATTTCTACGATGCAGCTCATAAGGAAGTCTACGACGTAATCCTAGAGCTTGGCAGAAGAAACGAATCAGTAGATATCGTTACTGTTTGCGATGAGCTAAAAAAGCGTGGAAGCCTCGAAATAGCAGGGGGAAGAGCATATATTGCATCGCTTACAGCGAATGTGCCATCTGCGAAAAATGCAGTAGGTTACGCTAAGATTGTAGCCGAAAAGGCACAGCTTAGAAGGCTCATTAAGGCTGCCGATGAGATAAGAGAAAAGAGCTTTGAGGAGAGTGAGGATGCAGGATATATCCTTGACTTTGCAGAGCAGAACATATTTGAAATTGCGCAGAAACGCCAGAAGAACGATTACTCACACATCAAAGATGTCATCATGGAAAACGTTGAGATGATTGACAAAGCTGCAGGTTCAGACGGCGATGTTACGGGTATTCCTTCAGGCTTTACAGAAATCGATAAGATCACTGGAGGTTTCCAGCGTTCTGACCTCATAATCCTAGCAGCAAGACCTGCTATGGGAAAGAGTTCATTTGCGCTAAATATTGCTCTTAATGCAGCGAAGAGGGGATCGAAGGGAATCATCATCTTTAACCTTGAGATGCCTAAGGACCAGCTTGGACAAAGACTTCTTTCGATGGAAAGTAACATTGAGCTTTCAAATATCAGAAAGGGTAAGATAGAGATAAATGACTGGCAGAAGATAAATATAGCTGCAGACATTTTATCAAAGACAAGCATCACTATAGACGATACTCCAGGTATCACTGTTATGGAGATGAAAAATAAGTGCAGAAGAATGAAGGCGGAGTATGGACTTGACCTTGTGATTGTCGACTATCTACAGCTTATGACGTCTGAAGGTAGATCTGAGAGCAGGCAGCAAGAAATCAGTAAGCTTTCAAGATACCTGAAGCTGCTTGCTAGAGAGATGGACTGTCCAGTGCTAGTACTTTCCCAGCTTTCACGTGCACCAGAACTTAGAAATGACCACAGACCTATGCTTTCCGACCTTAGAGAATCAGGCTCAATCGAGCAGGATGCGGATATGGTAATATTCCTCTATAGAGATGACTACTATAACGAGGAGAGTGAAAAGCCAAATGTTTGCGAAGTCATTATCGCAAAGCATAGAAACGGTGAGACCGCAAGACGCGATTTGACCTGGGTAGAAAGATATACCAAGTTCAGCGACATGGTATAG